Proteins from one Oryza sativa Japonica Group chromosome 12, ASM3414082v1 genomic window:
- the LOC4351591 gene encoding uncharacterized protein, with product MDLDLAVQVSRRPVSGEDFAFATSDTDAAFLVLAHLPGYDKEEVEVVVGDGGREVGVVVGARKDDAFAVEAAVVGRRLRVAHRQVVEGFCRVFDVPPGVEVGRITVGFEEDDELLVVIMPKFRPAPAVSGGDEGRRLDVESADSECGSSDVEDFDVESGPRERQDDDVAVETEVELDDDDDDEDELSSLELEYEDWINVDSSESEPEPEPPRDVAVETPVAVEEEVAVEEEVAVETPVAVEEPPPPPPPSVVDIECDVVFEPAYRELPVETPIEVVGPPHAEPEPPSDVPDPIDILCVVEEPKPPATVDEPEQPKPPAAVEPPVQEPPAEETPTATEPEPEPPAAEEPPAAEPEQEPQPETPPVESETPAEEQAPVQEPPAADETPAAGEPEEQPKPRSSDSEDYSTSGEEGDGANRGGGRRRPRGQGPRRRRRRRRGGFPLGMVVGPAVILLALAAAAARRRRQQRGAGGQ from the exons ATGGACCTGGACCTCGCCGTGCAAGTCTCCCGCCGGCCAGTCTCCGGCGAGGACTTCGCCTTCGCCACCTCCGACACCGACGCCGCCTTCCTCGTCCTCGCCCACCTCCCCG ggTATGacaaggaggaggtggaggtggtcgtcggcgatggcgggagggaggtgggcgTGGTCGTCGGCGCGAGGAAGGATGACGCGttcgcggtggaggcggcggtggtcgggAGGCGCCTCCGGGTGGCGCACCGGCAGGTGGTGGAGGGGTTCTGCAGGGTGTTCGACGTGCCGCCAGGCGTCGAGGTGGGGCGGATCACCGTCGGgttcgaggaggacgacgagttGCTCGTCGTCATCATGCCGAAAttccggccggcgccggcggtgagcggcggcgatgaggggcggcggctcgacgtCGAGAGCGCGGACTCGGAGTGTGGGTCGTCCGACGTCGAGGACTTCGATGTCGAGTCCGGGCCGAGGGAGCGGCaggacgacgacgtcgccgtcgaGACGGAGGTtgagctcgacgacgacgacgacgacgaggacgagctATCCAGCCTCGAGTTGGAGTACGAGGACTGGATCAACGTCGACTCGTCGGAgtcggagccggagccggagccgccgcgcgaCGTGGCGGTGGAGACGCCGGTggcagtggaggaggaggtggcggtggaggaggaggtggcggtggagacGCCGGTCGCGGTcgaggagccgccgccgccgccgccgccgtcggtggtcgaCATCGAGTGCGACGTCGTGTTCGAGCCGGCGTACCGGGAGCTGCCGGTGGAGACGCCGATCGAGGTGGTCGGCCCGCCTCACGCCGAGCCGGAGCCCCCCTCCGACGTCCCCGACCCGATCGACATCCTCTGCGTCGTCGAGGAGCCCAAGCCGCCGGCCACCGTGGACGAGCCCGAGCAGCCGAAGCCACCGGCCGCCGTAGAACCACCGGTGCAAGAACCACCAGCTGAAGAGACGCCGACGGCGACAGAGCCAGAGCCAgagccaccggcggcggaggaaccACCCGCCGCCGAGCCGGAGCAAGAGCCTCAACCGGAGACGCCGCCAGTAGAATCAGAGACGCCGGCGGAAGAACAGGCGCCGGTGCAAGAGCCACCGGCGGCGGACGAGACACCAGCCGCCGGCGAACCGGAGGAGCAGCCAAAACCACGGTCCAGTGACAGCGAGGATTACAGCACGTCGGGGGAAGAAGGAGACGGCGCGAACCGGGGCGGTGGCCGTCGCCGGCCCAGGGGGcaggggccgcggcggcggcggcgcaggaggcgcGGCGGGTTCCCGCTGGGGATGGTGGTGGGGCCCGCGGTGATCCtgctcgcgctcgccgcggcggcggccaggaggcggcggcagcagcgcggGGCGGGCGGGCAGTGA
- the LOC9269266 gene encoding exocyst complex component EXO70C1, giving the protein MPLRRRDSDSRSSHHAPHKSSSFSQPSARDDKPRDAIDRNLSLGSAGHHHHHDGRRLDLHHPPPAGDAIKEEYEEEERGGAGAPCGGGDGGGGDGGGGGDGGGGDGGVPDLAALSVEIDAFVAAGQDGGEALSDATLERFAAAVEMEIAQSESAVDKWATGANGEPRALLAAISRIAALAAALAKAPEGKHATAGAHRVTAVLHRAMAFLEDEFLALLDDPRVPKATTFDQVQHEVDRCVLPASVDVGAGVGESAPPYPPETVDRLRSMADAMVTAGYVTECTQMFLVARRNASDASLRALGYEKASIDDVVKMTWEALEAEIATWTKAFRHTINVGLSTEHDLCARVFAGRHAAVGRGMFADLARCVMLHMLNFTEAVTMTKRAAEKLFKVLDMYEATRDASPVIDAFLTADDGNNSTALTDLKHELNSVRSRLGEFAAAIFRELESSIRADAGKQPVPGGAVHPLTRYVMNYLKYACEYNSTLEQVFREHGAHGGGGGGDGENPFAAQLMEVMELLHGNLEGKSRLYKDPSLSNIFLMNNGRYMLQKIRGSPETNAMLGEAWARKQSTNLRQYHKNYQRETWSRVLGLLRDDGVLTVKGSVQKPVLKERFKQFNAAMDEIQRTQGAWVVSDEQLQSELRVSIAAVVVPAYRSFLGRFAQTFSAGRQSEKYVKLSADDVEAIIDELFDGNATSMTRRRT; this is encoded by the coding sequence ATGCCGCTGCGCCGACGAGACTCCGACAGCCGGAGCAGCCACCACGCGCCGCACAAGTCCAGCAGCTTCTCCCAGCCCAGCGCCCGCGACGACAAGCCTCGTGACGCCATCGACCGCAacctctccctcggctccgccggccaccaccaccaccacgacggcAGGCGGCTCGACCTGCACcacccgcctcccgccggcgacgccatcaAGGAGGagtacgaggaggaggagcgtggTGGCGCCGGTGCTCcctgcggtggcggcgacggtggcggtggtgacggTGGGGGCGGtggggatggtggtggtggggacggcggcgtgcCTGACCTCGCCGCGCTGTCCGTGGAGATCGACGCGTTCGTCGCGGCGGggcaggacggcggcgaggcgctgaGCGACGCCACGCTGGagaggttcgccgccgccgtcgagatgGAGATCGCGCAGTCGGAGTCGGCGGTGGACAAGTGGGCGACGGGCGCCAACGGCGAGCCGCGGGCGCTGCTCGCCGCGATCTCCCGCATCGcggcgctcgcggcggcgctggccaAGGCCCCCGAGGGGAAGCACGCCACCGCCGGGGCGCACCGTGTCACCGCCGTGCTGCACCGCGCCATGGCGTTCCTCGAGGACGAGTTCCTCGCTCTGCTCGACGACCCGCGCGTCCCCAAGGCAACGACGTTCGACCAGGTGCAGCACGAGGTCGACCGGTGCGTCCTCCCCGCGTCGGTGGACGTCGGGGCCGGAGTCGGGGAGTCCGCGCCGCCGTACCCGCCTGAGACGGTCGACCGGCTCCGGTCCATGGCCGACGCCATGGTCACCGCCGGGTACGTGACGGAGTGCACCCAGATGTTCCTGGTGGCTCGCCGGAACGCGTCCGACGCGTCGCTGCGCGCGCTCGGGTACGAGAAGGCGAGCATCGACGACGTAGTGAAGATGACGTGGGAGGCGCTGGAGGCGGAGATCGCGACGTGGACCAAGGCGTTCCGGCACACCATCAACGTCGGCCTCTCCACCGAGCACGACCTCTGCGCCCGCGTGTTCGccggccgccacgccgccgtcgggcGGGGCATGTTCGCCGACCTCGCCCGCTGCGTCATGCTCCACATGCTCAACTTCACGGAGGCGGTGACCATGACGAAGCGCGCCGCGGAGAAGCTCTTCAAGGTGCTCGACATGTACGAGGCCACCCGCGACGCGTCCCCGGTCATCGACGCCTTCCTCACCGCCGACGACGGCAACAACAGCACCGCCCTGACCGACCTCAAGCACGAGCTCAACTCCGTCCGCTCCCGCCTCGGCgagttcgccgccgccatcttccgCGAGCTCGAGAGCTCCAtccgcgccgacgccggcaaGCAGCCCGTCCCGGGCGGCGCCGTGCACCCGCTCACCCGCTACGTCATGAACTACCTCAAGTACGCGTGCGAGTACAACAGCACGCTGGAGCAGGTGTTCCGGGAGCACGGcgcccatggcggcggcggcggcggcgacggcgagaaccCGTTCGCGGCGCAGCTGATGGAGGTGATGGAGCTCCTCCACGGCAACCTGGAAGGGAAATCGCGGCTCTACAAGGACCCATCACTGAGCAACATCTTCCTGATGAACAATGGGAGGTACATGCTGCAGAAGATCAGGGGCTCGCCGGAGACGAACGCCATGCTCGGCGAGGCGTGGGCGAGGAAGCAGTCGACCAACCTGAGGCAGTACCACAAGAACTACCAGCGGGAGACGTGGAGCCGCGTGCTCGGCCTGCTCCGCGACGACGGCGTGCTGACGGTGAAGGGGTCGGTGCAGAAGCCGGTGCTCAAGGAGAGGTTCAAGCAATTCAACGCAGCCATGGACGAGATCCAGAGGACGCAGGGCGCGTGGGTGGTGAGCGACGAGCAGCTGCAGTCGGAGCTCAGGGtgtccatcgccgccgtcgtcgtgccggcGTACCGCTCCTTCCTCGGCCGCTTCGCGCAGACGTTCAGCGCCGGGAGGCAGTCGGAGAAGTACGTCAAGCTCAGCGCCGACGACGTCGAGGCCATCATCGACGAGCTCTTCGACGGCAACGCCACCTCCATGACTAGGAGGCGGACATAG
- the LOC4351596 gene encoding probable mediator of RNA polymerase II transcription subunit 26c — MDTDGRLRRALAAFGGGADVWDLVDAALASAARDRPAELRARRDGIVERLYATAAGGRCGNCDAPRSAEPEAAAAAAASPASPDEDADVDGLDDDEGGGMESKILAIRDFLEDPDQSEDELVSLLQSLADMDITYKALQETDIGRHVNGLRKHPSGEVRQLVKLLVRKWKEIVDDWVRLHNSGGDGGSSVLTDGDSPDKIQGRSYQNAQVSDFKYSPSPQRHNGLSSERSSNNNGVESMIEKRRTSPAPTYHNNKQNNSIGYSTTSSSAPVRTVREQKDNLMDLEKLDSARKRLQENYQEAQNAKKQRTIQVMDIHDIPKPKNRNAFIRKGGGGLPGKHR; from the exons ATGGACACCGACgggcgcctccgccgcgcgctggCGGCGTTCGGGGGCGGGGCCGACGTGTGGGACCTCGTCGATGCCGCCCTCGCCTCGGCGGCGCGCGACCGCCCCGCAGAGCTCCGCGCGCGCCGCGACGGCATCGTGGAGCGCCTctacgccaccgccgccggcggccgctgcGGGAACTGCGACGCGCCGAGATCGGCCGagcccgaggcggcggcggcggcggcggcttccccgGCTTCGCCCGATGAGGATGCCGACGTGGAcggcctcgacgacgacgagggcggcggcatGGAGAGCAAGATCCTGGCGATCAGGGACTTCTTGGAGGACCCCGACCAG TCGGAGGACGAGCTGGTCAGCTTGCTGCAGAGCCTCGCAGACATGGACATCACCTACAAGGCTCTCCAG GAGACGGACATCGGCCGCCATGTCAACGGCCTGCGCAAGCACCCGTCCGGCGAGGTCCGGCAGCTTGTGAAGCTGCTCGTCAG GAAATGGAAGGAGATAGTGGATGACTGGGTGCGGCTGCACAACtccggtggcgacggcggtagCTCGGTTCTAA CTGATGGTGACTCTCCTGATAAAATCCAAGGCAGGAGCTACCAAAATGCTCAG GTTTCAGACTTCAAGTATTCTCCCAGCCCACAGAGACATA ATGGTTTGAGTTCAGAGAGATCTAGCAATAATAATGGCGTCGAATCAATGATTGAGAAGCGCAGAACAAGCCCAGCACCTACATATCATAACAACAAACAGAACAACAGCATCGGCTATTCTACTACTTCCTCCTCTGCTCCAGTT AGGACTGTAAGGGAGCAGAAAGATAATCTTATGGATCTTGAGAAGCTTGATTCTGCCAGAAAGAGACTCCAGGAAAACTACCAGGAAGCACAAAATG CAAAAAAGCAGAGGACAATTCAAGTGATGGATATCCACGACATACCAAAGCCGAAAAATAGAAACGCCTTCATCCGCAAGGGCGGAGGCGGCCTCCCTGGAAAGCACCGGTGA